One genomic segment of Humidesulfovibrio mexicanus includes these proteins:
- the rpsQ gene encoding 30S ribosomal protein S17 has translation MAETTHESNRRTLTGVVVSDKGDKTIVVSVATLVKHPLFKKYIRRRKKFMAHDPNNDCGIGDTVTIVEHRPMSARKRWHLSKIVEKAV, from the coding sequence ATGGCCGAAACCACTCACGAAAGCAACCGGCGCACCCTGACCGGGGTTGTGGTGAGCGACAAGGGCGACAAGACCATCGTGGTCTCAGTTGCCACCCTTGTGAAGCACCCCCTGTTCAAGAAGTACATTCGCCGCCGCAAGAAGTTTATGGCCCATGACCCGAACAACGACTGCGGCATTGGCGATACCGTGACCATTGTCGAGCATCGCCCCATGAGCGCGCGCAAGCGTTGGCATCTGTCGAAAATCGTTGAAAAAGCGGTGTAG
- a CDS encoding DNA-directed RNA polymerase subunit alpha, translated as MLIQNGDKLINTRNWSELVRPEQLARDPKSTDMYGKFVCEPLERGFATTIGNSLRRVLLSSLQGAAIVAVRIEGVQHEFTTVKGVLEDVTEIVLNLKQVRLAMTSVEPQKLVLEATKKGPVTAANIKENQNVRVLNPEQPIATLSEDRELRMEIEVRMGKGYVPSEMHEGLEDEIGLITMDASFSPVRKVAYMVEQARVGQMTNYDKLLLEVWTDGSLSPEDAVAYSAKILKDQLSVFINFDEQSSDKKKSADMDMDLNPNLLKSIDELELSVRATNCLKAANIAYVGELVQRTENAMLKTKNFGRKSLDEIRRVLESMDLRFGMTDEVVEKKFQELLKRKERNEA; from the coding sequence ATGCTTATTCAAAACGGCGACAAGCTTATCAATACACGCAATTGGTCCGAGCTGGTGCGGCCGGAGCAACTCGCGCGCGACCCGAAGTCCACGGACATGTACGGGAAGTTCGTTTGCGAGCCTCTGGAGCGTGGGTTTGCCACCACCATAGGCAACTCGCTGCGCCGCGTGCTGCTGTCCTCCCTTCAGGGTGCCGCCATCGTTGCCGTGCGCATCGAAGGCGTGCAGCACGAGTTCACCACGGTCAAGGGCGTGCTTGAGGATGTCACCGAAATTGTGCTCAATCTGAAGCAGGTGCGTTTGGCCATGACCAGCGTCGAGCCCCAGAAGCTCGTCCTGGAGGCAACCAAGAAGGGCCCTGTCACCGCTGCCAACATCAAGGAAAATCAGAACGTTCGCGTTTTGAATCCGGAACAGCCCATCGCCACTCTCTCCGAGGATCGCGAGCTGCGCATGGAGATCGAGGTCCGCATGGGCAAGGGCTACGTGCCCTCCGAAATGCACGAGGGCCTGGAAGACGAGATTGGACTCATCACCATGGACGCCAGCTTCTCCCCTGTGCGTAAGGTCGCCTACATGGTGGAACAGGCCCGCGTTGGGCAGATGACCAACTACGACAAGCTTCTGCTTGAGGTCTGGACCGATGGCTCCCTGTCCCCTGAGGATGCGGTGGCTTACAGCGCCAAGATCCTCAAGGACCAGCTCTCCGTGTTCATCAACTTCGACGAGCAGTCCTCGGACAAGAAGAAGAGCGCGGACATGGACATGGACCTCAATCCGAACCTGCTCAAGAGCATCGACGAGCTTGAGCTTTCCGTGCGCGCCACCAATTGCCTCAAGGCCGCCAACATCGCGTATGTGGGCGAACTGGTCCAGCGCACCGAAAACGCCATGCTCAAGACCAAGAACTTTGGCCGCAAGTCCCTGGATGAGATCCGCCGCGTTCTGGAGAGCATGGACCTGCGCTTTGGCATGACCGACGAGGTCGTGGAGAAAAAATTCCAGGAACTGCTCAAGAGGAAAGAAAGAAATGAGGCATAA
- the rplX gene encoding 50S ribosomal protein L24 — translation MNCKIRKDDKVMILAGKDKGKIGKVLKILRKKDKVLVEGANKVSRHTKANPYANQPGGIIEKEAPVHVSNVAVVCNACAKPTRVGYRVNEDGKKVRFCKKCNETIQ, via the coding sequence ATGAACTGCAAGATTCGCAAAGACGACAAGGTGATGATCCTTGCCGGCAAGGACAAGGGGAAGATCGGCAAGGTGCTGAAGATCCTTCGCAAGAAGGACAAGGTCCTTGTCGAAGGCGCCAACAAGGTCAGCCGCCACACCAAGGCCAACCCCTACGCCAACCAGCCTGGCGGAATCATCGAGAAGGAAGCCCCGGTGCATGTGTCAAACGTCGCCGTGGTCTGCAACGCCTGCGCCAAGCCCACCCGTGTCGGTTACAGGGTGAACGAGGACGGCAAGAAGGTTCGCTTCTGCAAGAAGTGCAACGAAACCATCCAGTAG
- the rpsK gene encoding 30S ribosomal protein S11: MAKPRRTGKKKEKKSIPVGLAHVHASFNNTIITFTDLKGNVVSWASAGASFKGSRKSTPFAAQIAAENAARKAQDCGMRLVGIFVKGPGSGREAAMRAINNVGFKVSFIRDVTPIPHNGCRPPKRRRV; encoded by the coding sequence ATGGCTAAACCCCGTCGCACAGGGAAGAAGAAAGAGAAGAAGAGCATTCCCGTGGGCCTGGCCCACGTCCATGCCAGCTTCAACAACACCATCATCACCTTCACGGACTTGAAGGGGAATGTTGTGAGCTGGGCCAGCGCCGGCGCCTCCTTCAAGGGCTCCCGCAAGAGCACTCCGTTCGCTGCGCAGATTGCCGCCGAGAACGCCGCACGCAAGGCTCAGGATTGCGGAATGCGTCTGGTGGGCATCTTCGTGAAGGGACCTGGTTCCGGGCGCGAGGCCGCCATGCGCGCCATCAATAACGTGGGCTTCAAGGTCAGCTTCATCCGCGACGTGACCCCCATCCCGCACAACGGCTGCCGGCCTCCCAAGCGCCGTCGCGTCTAA
- the rpmC gene encoding 50S ribosomal protein L29, with protein MNTKDIRALDAAELSAKLVEFRKELFNLRFQHATAQLENTQRIPAVKKVIARILTVQRQRELGA; from the coding sequence ATGAACACCAAAGACATCCGCGCCCTGGACGCCGCCGAGCTGTCCGCCAAGCTGGTCGAGTTCCGCAAGGAGCTCTTCAACCTGCGCTTTCAGCACGCCACCGCGCAGCTGGAGAACACGCAGCGCATACCCGCTGTGAAGAAAGTCATCGCGCGCATCCTGACCGTTCAGCGTCAGCGCGAACTGGGAGCATAA
- the rpsE gene encoding 30S ribosomal protein S5 gives MEQNDSGFIEKIVYLNRVAKVVKGGRRFSFSCLVVVGDGQGKVGYGLGKANEVPEAIRKATDRARKDMISVPVLDGTLPYEVLGRFGAGRVMLKPASRGTGIIAGGPVRAVMEAVGVHDILTKAIGTSNPHNVLRATMSGLAELRSAESVSDVRGKTLSTPRK, from the coding sequence ATGGAACAGAACGATTCCGGATTCATCGAGAAGATCGTGTACCTGAACCGCGTGGCCAAGGTCGTCAAGGGCGGCCGTCGGTTCAGCTTCAGCTGCCTGGTGGTCGTTGGTGACGGCCAGGGCAAGGTGGGCTACGGACTGGGCAAGGCCAATGAGGTCCCCGAGGCCATCCGCAAGGCCACGGACCGCGCCCGCAAGGACATGATCAGCGTTCCCGTCCTTGACGGCACGCTCCCCTATGAAGTCCTTGGCCGTTTCGGCGCCGGGCGCGTCATGCTCAAGCCCGCCAGCCGTGGTACCGGCATCATCGCCGGCGGACCGGTGCGCGCGGTCATGGAGGCCGTGGGTGTCCACGACATCCTGACCAAGGCCATTGGCACCAGCAACCCGCACAACGTGTTGCGCGCCACCATGAGCGGCCTGGCCGAACTGCGCAGCGCCGAGAGCGTTTCCGACGTGCGCGGCAAGACGCTGTCCACCCCAAGGAAGTAG
- the rplO gene encoding 50S ribosomal protein L15, translated as MRLHELYPFPEEYAQRKRVGRGPGSGSGCTSGRGNKGQNSRSGGGRPAWFEGGQMPLARRLPKRGFKNPHRVVYEAINLDHLLAAFPGATEITLEAIYERGLCKSGAPLKVLSRGEVPGKISIEAHRFSAAAVEKITKAGGTAKALEG; from the coding sequence ATGAGACTGCACGAACTGTATCCCTTCCCGGAAGAGTACGCCCAGCGCAAGCGCGTTGGCCGCGGCCCCGGCTCCGGCTCCGGCTGCACCTCCGGTCGCGGCAACAAAGGCCAGAATTCCCGTTCCGGCGGCGGACGCCCGGCCTGGTTCGAAGGCGGCCAGATGCCTCTGGCGCGCCGTTTGCCCAAGCGCGGGTTTAAGAATCCGCACCGCGTGGTGTATGAGGCCATCAACCTGGACCATCTGTTGGCCGCTTTCCCTGGCGCCACGGAGATCACCCTTGAGGCCATTTACGAGCGCGGGCTGTGCAAGTCCGGCGCTCCTCTCAAGGTGCTTTCTCGCGGCGAGGTGCCCGGAAAGATCAGCATCGAGGCGCACCGCTTCAGTGCAGCGGCTGTGGAGAAGATCACCAAGGCGGGCGGAACCGCAAAGGCACTGGAAGGGTAA
- the rpsM gene encoding 30S ribosomal protein S13 has translation MARIAGVDLPRNKRLDIALTYIYGIGRTTALSILDSVGIDWTKNSDVLSNEEVNLIRVEIETNHKVEGDLRRDVTQNIKRLMDIGCYRGLRHRKGLPVRGQRSHTNARTRKGPRRTVMGKKKAPSK, from the coding sequence GTGGCTCGCATTGCTGGCGTTGATCTGCCCAGAAACAAGCGGCTGGATATTGCGCTGACGTACATTTACGGCATTGGCCGGACGACAGCGCTTTCGATCCTTGACTCCGTCGGGATCGATTGGACCAAGAATTCCGATGTCCTCTCCAATGAGGAAGTGAACCTCATTCGTGTGGAGATCGAAACCAACCACAAGGTGGAAGGTGACCTGCGTCGAGACGTGACGCAGAACATCAAGCGCCTTATGGACATTGGCTGCTACCGCGGTCTGCGGCACCGCAAGGGTCTCCCTGTGCGTGGACAGCGCAGCCACACCAATGCGCGCACCCGCAAGGGACCGCGTCGCACCGTGATGGGCAAGAAGAAGGCCCCGTCCAAGTAG
- a CDS encoding type Z 30S ribosomal protein S14, whose product MARTSLRVKAQRKPKFKVRAYNRCPICGRSRAYLRKYGCCRICFRNKSLAGELPGVRKASW is encoded by the coding sequence TTGGCCAGGACGAGTCTCAGGGTGAAAGCCCAACGCAAGCCGAAGTTCAAGGTCCGGGCGTACAATCGTTGCCCCATCTGCGGCCGCTCCAGGGCGTATTTGCGCAAGTACGGCTGTTGCCGCATCTGTTTCCGCAACAAGTCCCTGGCTGGCGAACTCCCCGGCGTGCGCAAAGCCAGCTGGTAA
- the rpmJ gene encoding 50S ribosomal protein L36, with the protein MKVRPSVKKMCPKCKIIRRRGVLRVICEDPRHKQRQG; encoded by the coding sequence ATGAAAGTACGGCCTTCCGTGAAGAAAATGTGTCCCAAGTGCAAAATCATCCGTCGGCGCGGCGTTTTGCGGGTTATCTGCGAGGATCCCCGGCACAAGCAGCGCCAGGGTTAA
- the map gene encoding type I methionyl aminopeptidase, whose protein sequence is MKKARGIFLKNEKELGLMREAGRIVSVILDEIGKAVKPGVPTMLFEDIARRMCDEFKVKPAFLGYLGFPFAICCSVNEEIVHGFPSKDRILKEGDIVSIDMGVVFQGFHGDSARTFPVGVVSPVAQRLMDVTRESLELGIAQVRSGANLYDVSAAIQQHCEKAGFGVVRRFVGHGIGVKLHEKPEIPNFVPSGLSGVTLKPGMCLAIEPMITEGSYDVDILEDRWTAVTKDRKLAAHFEHTVAVTHDGPVLMTVSD, encoded by the coding sequence GTGAAGAAAGCGCGTGGCATCTTTCTCAAAAACGAGAAGGAGCTTGGCCTCATGCGAGAGGCCGGTCGCATCGTTTCCGTGATTTTGGATGAAATTGGCAAGGCCGTGAAACCAGGCGTGCCAACAATGCTCTTTGAAGATATTGCTCGCAGGATGTGCGACGAGTTCAAGGTCAAGCCTGCATTTTTGGGCTATCTTGGATTCCCGTTCGCCATCTGCTGCTCGGTGAACGAAGAGATCGTGCATGGTTTCCCCTCCAAGGATCGCATCCTCAAGGAGGGAGATATCGTGAGCATCGACATGGGCGTTGTGTTTCAGGGCTTCCACGGGGATTCCGCAAGGACCTTTCCGGTGGGAGTTGTAAGCCCTGTTGCGCAGCGGCTCATGGACGTTACCCGGGAGTCTCTGGAACTGGGCATTGCCCAGGTGCGCAGCGGGGCGAACCTCTACGACGTTTCCGCCGCCATCCAGCAGCACTGCGAGAAGGCCGGATTCGGGGTGGTGCGGAGATTTGTGGGGCACGGCATTGGCGTGAAGCTCCATGAAAAACCGGAAATCCCGAACTTCGTCCCGTCGGGCCTCTCGGGGGTGACGCTCAAGCCGGGCATGTGCCTGGCCATTGAGCCCATGATCACTGAGGGGAGCTATGATGTTGACATTCTGGAGGATCGCTGGACAGCGGTGACCAAGGACCGAAAGCTGGCCGCCCACTTTGAGCATACAGTGGCGGTGACGCATGACGGCCCGGTCTTGATGACTGTGAGCGATTAG
- the rpsD gene encoding 30S ribosomal protein S4 — protein sequence MARYTEAKCRLCRREGQKLFLKGDRCFTDKCSYERRPYAPGFAGKLRKKLTDYAVQLREKQRVRRMYGILEAQFRSYFKRAEAQKGVTGANLLILLERRLDNVIYRLGFANSRDQARQLVRHGLFTLNGRKANIPSLLVRPNDIVEVRETSRKVPVITEAQEVIARRGCPAWLESDGAAFKGVVKALPTREDIQFPINEQLIVELYSK from the coding sequence TTGGCTCGTTACACTGAAGCGAAATGCAGGCTCTGCCGCCGCGAAGGGCAGAAGCTGTTCCTCAAAGGCGACCGCTGCTTCACCGACAAGTGCTCCTATGAGCGCCGTCCGTACGCTCCCGGTTTTGCCGGCAAGCTCCGCAAGAAGTTGACCGACTATGCCGTTCAGCTGCGTGAAAAGCAGCGCGTGCGCCGCATGTATGGCATTCTTGAGGCGCAGTTCCGCAGCTACTTCAAGCGCGCCGAGGCTCAGAAGGGCGTCACTGGTGCCAACCTTCTCATCTTGCTGGAGCGCCGCCTGGACAACGTGATTTACCGCCTCGGCTTCGCCAATTCCCGCGATCAGGCGCGCCAGCTTGTGCGCCATGGCCTGTTCACCCTGAACGGGCGCAAGGCCAACATCCCGTCTCTGCTTGTTCGCCCCAATGACATCGTTGAGGTGCGCGAGACGAGCCGCAAGGTCCCGGTCATCACCGAGGCGCAGGAAGTCATTGCCCGCCGTGGCTGTCCCGCCTGGCTGGAGAGCGACGGCGCCGCGTTCAAGGGCGTTGTGAAGGCTCTGCCGACCCGGGAAGACATCCAGTTCCCGATCAATGAGCAGCTCATCGTCGAACTGTACTCCAAATAA
- the rpsH gene encoding 30S ribosomal protein S8, which translates to MSVVDPIADMLARIRNAHGAFHSTVEMPGSKMKAAIAEILKTEGYITDCASADGSLKLTLKYAAGKSAICGLKKISTPGRRVYVGVEDIPQVQNGLGICILSTSRGLLAGGQAAAEKIGGELLCEIW; encoded by the coding sequence ATGTCTGTCGTTGATCCCATTGCCGACATGCTCGCGCGCATTCGGAACGCCCACGGGGCCTTCCACTCCACCGTGGAGATGCCCGGGTCCAAGATGAAGGCCGCCATTGCCGAGATTCTGAAGACCGAAGGCTACATCACCGATTGCGCGAGCGCTGATGGCTCGCTTAAGCTGACCCTCAAGTACGCCGCTGGCAAATCCGCCATCTGCGGACTGAAGAAAATCAGCACCCCGGGACGCCGCGTGTACGTTGGCGTCGAGGATATTCCCCAGGTCCAGAACGGCCTGGGAATCTGCATTCTGTCCACCTCCCGCGGCCTGCTCGCGGGCGGGCAGGCGGCTGCCGAGAAGATCGGCGGCGAACTTCTGTGTGAAATCTGGTAA
- the rplR gene encoding 50S ribosomal protein L18, with amino-acid sequence MKMTKEQARARRKLRIRKKVTGTGLKPRLVVFRSNVHIYAQLVDDESGVTLASSSTLVLTRAGQAVHANREGAASVGKDIAEKAKAKNIEAVVFDRNGYIYHGRIKALADGAREGGLKF; translated from the coding sequence ATGAAGATGACCAAAGAACAAGCGCGGGCTCGCAGAAAGCTGCGCATCCGCAAGAAGGTGACCGGCACCGGGCTGAAGCCCCGGCTCGTGGTTTTCCGCTCCAATGTGCACATATACGCTCAGCTCGTCGACGACGAGAGCGGAGTCACTCTGGCCAGTTCTTCCACCCTCGTGTTGACCCGTGCGGGCCAGGCTGTGCACGCCAACCGGGAGGGCGCTGCCAGCGTCGGCAAGGACATTGCCGAAAAAGCCAAGGCCAAGAACATCGAGGCCGTGGTTTTTGACCGCAACGGCTACATCTATCACGGCCGAATCAAGGCCCTTGCCGATGGCGCCCGCGAGGGCGGCCTCAAATTCTAG
- the rplF gene encoding 50S ribosomal protein L6 → MSRIGKKPVPIPAGVEVKVGAEAVQIKGPKGALSTPVHPSVTYTVEGAEVVVSRVDDSRVACSQHGLRRTLLANCIEGVTKGFQKTLEVIGVGYKVAVQGKKVVLTVGFSHPVEFPLPQGIDAAVDGVKLNLSGIDKQLLGEVAAQIRRVRPPEPYKGKGIKYAEEHIRRKAGKSGSKK, encoded by the coding sequence ATGTCTCGAATCGGGAAAAAACCTGTTCCCATCCCTGCCGGGGTGGAGGTGAAAGTCGGCGCTGAAGCCGTGCAGATCAAGGGCCCCAAGGGCGCCTTGTCCACCCCCGTGCACCCGAGCGTCACCTATACCGTCGAGGGCGCCGAGGTCGTGGTGAGCCGTGTAGACGACTCCCGCGTGGCCTGCAGCCAGCATGGTCTGCGCCGCACCCTTCTCGCCAACTGCATCGAAGGCGTCACCAAGGGGTTCCAAAAGACCCTCGAGGTCATCGGCGTTGGCTACAAAGTCGCCGTCCAGGGGAAGAAGGTGGTGCTCACCGTCGGCTTCTCGCACCCGGTGGAGTTTCCGTTGCCGCAGGGCATCGATGCCGCCGTTGACGGCGTGAAGCTCAACTTGTCCGGCATTGACAAGCAGCTTCTGGGCGAAGTGGCCGCGCAGATCCGCCGCGTGCGTCCGCCCGAACCGTACAAGGGCAAGGGCATCAAGTACGCGGAAGAACACATCAGGCGCAAGGCCGGCAAGTCCGGTTCCAAAAAATAG
- the rplP gene encoding 50S ribosomal protein L16 yields MLAPKKLKFRKKQKGRIKGPAVKGSTIAFGDVALKTLEPGKISSQQIEAARIAIMRHIKRGGKVWIRMFPDYPVTKKPAETRMGSGKGAPEGWAAPVRAGRILYEVKGVDLEVAKTALTRAMHKLPVKTVIVVKEVAE; encoded by the coding sequence ATGCTCGCGCCAAAGAAACTGAAATTCCGGAAGAAGCAGAAGGGCCGGATCAAGGGGCCTGCCGTCAAGGGCAGCACCATCGCCTTTGGCGACGTCGCCTTGAAGACCTTGGAGCCCGGTAAGATCTCGAGCCAGCAGATCGAGGCCGCCCGTATCGCCATCATGCGCCACATCAAGCGCGGCGGTAAGGTCTGGATCCGCATGTTCCCGGATTATCCGGTGACCAAGAAGCCCGCTGAAACCCGCATGGGCTCCGGCAAGGGCGCTCCCGAAGGTTGGGCCGCTCCGGTCCGCGCCGGGCGCATTCTGTATGAAGTGAAGGGCGTGGATCTGGAAGTGGCCAAGACGGCTCTCACTCGCGCCATGCACAAGCTGCCCGTGAAGACCGTCATCGTGGTCAAGGAGGTTGCGGAATAA
- the secY gene encoding preprotein translocase subunit SecY — MALSGVENLARLPELKKKLLWTFLLLAVYRLGIHIPVPGVDSHALTEFFDSASNTLFGLFDMFSGGGLKKLSIFALGIMPYISASIILQLLTVVSPELKRLSKEDGAEGRKKITQYTRYGTVLITCIQGFGVAVGLESMASPSGQSLVLFGGWGFRFVTMVTLTAGTVFLMWLGEQMTQKGIGNGISMIIFAGIVAGLPSALVNTFRLVSAGELSLIMLLVVLVLMAAILAFIVFVERGQRRVPIHYAKRMLGRKMVGGQTTHLPLRINVAGVIPPIFASSILLFPATLANFSSVEWLQKVSEHMTPTSVVYNVAFIALILFFAYFYTAILFDPKSIAENIQKQGGFIPGIRPGAKTREYIDRVLARITLWGGLYMSLICVLPMLLISQFNIPFYFGGTSLLIVVGVAMDFMGKIESYLISRQYEGLMGGGKARIKGRQ, encoded by the coding sequence GTGGCGCTCTCCGGTGTTGAAAATCTCGCCCGCCTGCCCGAGCTGAAGAAAAAGCTCCTTTGGACCTTCCTTCTTCTGGCCGTGTACCGCCTCGGGATCCATATCCCGGTGCCGGGCGTGGACAGCCATGCCCTGACGGAGTTCTTTGACAGCGCATCGAACACCCTGTTCGGCCTGTTCGACATGTTCTCCGGCGGCGGCTTGAAAAAGCTGTCCATTTTCGCACTGGGCATCATGCCCTACATCTCCGCGTCCATCATCCTCCAGCTCTTGACCGTTGTGAGCCCCGAGCTCAAGCGGCTGAGCAAGGAGGATGGCGCGGAGGGCCGCAAGAAGATCACTCAGTACACGCGTTACGGCACGGTGCTCATCACCTGCATCCAGGGGTTCGGCGTCGCCGTGGGCCTGGAGAGCATGGCCAGCCCTTCGGGGCAATCCCTCGTGCTCTTCGGGGGCTGGGGATTCCGCTTCGTAACCATGGTCACGTTGACCGCGGGCACGGTTTTCCTCATGTGGCTGGGTGAGCAGATGACCCAGAAGGGCATCGGCAACGGCATCTCCATGATCATCTTCGCAGGTATCGTGGCAGGATTGCCTTCGGCGCTGGTGAACACCTTCCGGCTTGTGAGCGCGGGCGAACTCTCGCTCATCATGTTGCTTGTGGTCCTGGTGCTCATGGCGGCGATCCTCGCCTTCATCGTGTTTGTGGAGCGTGGTCAGCGCCGCGTCCCCATCCATTACGCCAAGCGGATGCTTGGCCGAAAGATGGTCGGCGGGCAGACGACGCATCTCCCGCTGCGCATCAATGTTGCAGGTGTCATACCTCCCATTTTCGCATCGAGCATTTTGCTCTTTCCCGCGACTTTGGCGAACTTCTCCAGCGTTGAGTGGCTGCAGAAGGTCTCGGAGCATATGACGCCGACATCAGTAGTCTACAATGTCGCGTTCATCGCGTTGATCCTCTTCTTCGCCTACTTCTATACGGCAATTCTTTTCGATCCCAAAAGCATCGCTGAGAACATACAGAAGCAGGGAGGGTTCATTCCGGGCATCCGTCCGGGCGCGAAGACGCGCGAATACATCGACCGGGTACTGGCCCGCATCACCCTTTGGGGTGGGTTGTACATGTCGCTGATCTGCGTCTTGCCCATGTTGCTCATCAGCCAGTTCAACATCCCCTTCTACTTTGGCGGCACAAGTTTGCTCATCGTGGTCGGTGTGGCAATGGACTTCATGGGCAAAATCGAGTCTTACCTCATCTCCCGCCAGTACGAAGGCCTGATGGGGGGTGGCAAGGCCCGCATCAAGGGCAGGCAGTAG
- the rplE gene encoding 50S ribosomal protein L5, with amino-acid sequence MRRLEKVYNERVAPELKKQFGYKSSMEIPRVEKISLNIGLGEASQNSKLIDEAVVELTKLSGQKAVVTRAKKSIAAFKLREGQPVGCRVTLRGDSMWDFYDKLVSFALPRVRDFRGVPDRGFDGRGNFTMGIKEHTIFFELEIDKVEMTKGMNITISTTAKTDKEGKLLLDLLGMPFKK; translated from the coding sequence ATGAGACGGCTTGAAAAAGTGTACAACGAGCGCGTTGCGCCCGAACTGAAGAAACAGTTCGGCTACAAGAGCAGCATGGAGATCCCTCGCGTTGAGAAGATCTCCCTGAACATCGGCCTTGGCGAAGCCAGCCAGAATTCCAAGCTGATCGACGAAGCCGTCGTTGAGTTGACGAAACTCTCCGGTCAGAAGGCTGTGGTCACACGGGCCAAAAAGTCCATCGCCGCCTTCAAGCTTCGTGAGGGACAGCCTGTTGGCTGCCGCGTGACCCTGCGCGGCGACAGCATGTGGGACTTCTACGACAAGCTGGTGTCCTTCGCCCTGCCTCGCGTCCGCGACTTCCGCGGCGTGCCTGACCGTGGCTTTGACGGTCGCGGCAACTTCACCATGGGCATCAAGGAGCACACGATCTTCTTTGAACTGGAGATCGACAAGGTGGAGATGACCAAGGGCATGAACATCACTATCTCCACCACCGCGAAGACGGACAAGGAAGGCAAGCTTCTGCTCGACCTCCTTGGCATGCCTTTCAAAAAATAG
- the rpmD gene encoding 50S ribosomal protein L30, whose amino-acid sequence MVTIKLLRSRIGCSPAQRKTLDALGLKRIRQENTFEEAPSVVGMIEKVKHLVEVTKS is encoded by the coding sequence GTGGTTACGATTAAACTCCTCCGCAGCCGCATCGGTTGTTCGCCCGCGCAGCGCAAGACGCTGGACGCCCTGGGCCTCAAGCGCATCCGGCAGGAGAATACGTTTGAGGAAGCCCCCTCTGTGGTGGGCATGATTGAGAAAGTGAAGCACCTTGTTGAGGTGACCAAGTCATGA
- the rplN gene encoding 50S ribosomal protein L14 has product MIQSETNLDVADNSGAKLVSCIKVLGGSKRRYASVGDIIVVSVKDAMPHSKVKKGAVMKAVVVRTKKEVGRPDGSFIKFDNNSAVLLNNANEPLGTRIFGPVARELRLKNFMKIVSLAPEVL; this is encoded by the coding sequence ATGATCCAGAGTGAAACCAATCTTGATGTCGCCGACAACTCCGGCGCCAAGCTTGTGTCCTGCATCAAGGTGCTGGGCGGAAGCAAGCGTCGCTACGCTTCGGTGGGCGACATCATCGTCGTGTCCGTGAAGGACGCCATGCCCCATTCCAAGGTGAAGAAGGGCGCCGTGATGAAGGCCGTTGTGGTGCGCACCAAGAAGGAAGTGGGCCGTCCCGATGGCTCCTTCATCAAGTTCGACAACAACTCCGCCGTTCTTTTGAACAACGCCAACGAGCCTCTGGGGACCCGCATTTTCGGCCCCGTGGCGCGCGAGCTGCGTCTGAAGAACTTCATGAAGATCGTCTCCCTGGCCCCGGAAGTGCTGTAG